The Vicia villosa cultivar HV-30 ecotype Madison, WI unplaced genomic scaffold, Vvil1.0 ctg.002581F_1_1, whole genome shotgun sequence genome has a window encoding:
- the LOC131639301 gene encoding uncharacterized protein LOC131639301: MKGPALRWWNTASTYFTAQEIPKDWQHFKVAFLEKYFPNSVRTQKEQEFQNFKHGSMSVSEYVEKFEDLADYSRQAIYAPDELWKIDQFMMGLRAHIAHSVSQREFTNYAECLRQCYVAENSLKRVQEERNQNRTNFREQGRSVQDLKPRNPTPKKKQGYGDQSAQPPYCHKCNKKHTGECKYASVTCFGCGEKGHIVPQCPKEKIPERTTGRVYTLDARKAKGNNNLIAGTCYVNNQPLRVLLDCGDTHSFISTECVYQLGLEVNSLPEPMVISSATDNTVEARLICKDCSVSFNGRDFPIDLICFPLKRLDVIL, from the coding sequence ATGAAGGGACCggctcttaggtggtggaacactgcatCTACTTATTTCACCGCACAAGAGATTCCTAAGGATTGGCAACATTTCAAGGTAGCATTCTTGGAGAAGTATTTTCCCAACAGTGTAAGAACTCAGAAGGAGCAAGAATTTCAGAATTTCAAGCATGGCAGCATGTCTGTTTCAGAATATGTTGAGAAGTTTGAAGACTTGGCTGATTATTCCCGACAAGCTATTTATGCTCCGgatgaactatggaagattgaccagttcatgatgggtttgagggCACACATTGCTCATAGCGTGTCCCAAAGAGAGTTCACCAATTATGCTGAATGTTTGAGGCAATGCTATGTTgctgaaaacagtttgaagagggttcaagaagagaggaaccagaacagGACTAATTTTAGGGAGCAAGGAAGATCGGTCCAGGATCTAAAGCCCCGTAATCCtacaccaaagaagaagcagggTTATGGTGACCAATCAGCTCAACCGCCTTATTGTCACAAATGTAATAAGAAGCATACCGGAGAGTGCAAGTACGCTTCAGTGACTTGTTTTGGATGTGGCGAGAAGGGCCACATAGTTCCACAGTGTCCAAAGGAGAAGATTCCAGAGAGGACTACAGGTCGTGTTTATACCTTAGATGCAAGAAAGGCCAAAGGGAACAACAAtctcattgcgggtacgtgttatgttaacAACCAACCTTTACGTGTTTTACTTGATTGTGGAGATACTCATTCTTTTATCTCTACGGAGTGTGTTTATCAACTTGGTTTGGAAGTTAATTCATTACCCGAACCTATGGTCATTTCTTCGGCAACGGATAATACTGTGGAAGCTCGACTAATCTGTAAGGATTGTTCGGTATCTTTTAATGGTCGTGACTTCCCGATTGATCTAATTTGCTTTCCCCTTAAGAGGCTCGATGTCATTCTTTGA